Proteins from a genomic interval of Gadus macrocephalus chromosome 2, ASM3116895v1:
- the slc25a39 gene encoding probable mitochondrial glutathione transporter SLC25A39 isoform X1, translated as MMGERAGSGPVTGISPVQQMLASGTGALLTSLLVTPLDVVKIRLQAQQKPLSQACDRARRGCVARPSKWKCFLYCNGLMDHIYVCRNGSSCTSLYRTQTHFNGTLDAFVKITRREGARALWSGLPPTLVMAVPATVIYFTCYDQLRDGLHYSLGLHGSHIPLIAGGLARLGAVTVISPLELVRTKMQSRKLTYRELNVCIRSAVAQSGWLSLWKGWGPTVLRDVPFSALYWFNYELVKEWLHEQHFISQTDFSISFTAGAISGAVAAVLTLPFDVVKTRRQIQLGEMETLGVPLKRSSATWHILKDIWAESGHRGLFAGFLPRVIKVAPACAIMISSYEFGKAFFQEMNLREKRRP; from the exons ATGATGGGTGAGCGTGCTGGGAGCGGCCCTGTAACTGGGATCTCCCCAGTGCAGCAGATGCTGGCGTCTGGCACAGGggctctcctcacctctctgctCG TCACCCCTCTGGACGTGGTGAAGATCCGGCTGCAGGCTCAGCAGAAGCCCCTCTCCCAGG CCTGCGATAGAGCCCGTAGGGGTTGTGTCGCCCGTCCCTCCAAGT GGAAGTGCTTCCTGTATTGCAACGGCCTGATGGATCACATCTACGTGTGTCGAAATGGGAGCAGCTGCACCAGCCTGTACAGGACACAGACGCACTTCAACGGCACCCTG GACGCCTTCGTGAAGATCACCCGCCGGGAAGGAGCCCGGGCCTTATGGAGCGGCCTGCCACCGACACT GGTGATGGCGGTGCCCGCGACGGTCATCTACTTCACGTGTTACGACCAGCTGAGGGACGGCCTCCATTACAGCCTGGGTCTCCATGGCAGCCACATCCCGCTCATCGCCGGCGGCCTCGCTCGAC TGGGCGCCGTCACAGTGATCAGCCCTCTGGAGCTGGTGCGGACCAAGATGCAGTCCAGGAAGCTGACGTACCGCGAGCTCAACGTGTGCATCCGTTCGGCCGTGGCGCAGAGCGGCTGGCTGTCGCTTTGGAAGGGCTGGGGGCCCACCGTACTCAGGGACGTCCCCTTCTCAG caCTGTACTGGTTCAACTACGAGCTGGTGAAGGAATGGCTCCACGAGCAGCACTTCATCTCCCAGACGGACTTCTCCATCAGCTTCACAGCGGGAGCCATCTCTGGAGCG GTGGCGGCTGTCCTCACCCTGCCGTTTGACGTGGTGAAGACGCGCCGACAGATCCAACTGGGGGAGATGGAGACGCTGGGAG TTCCCCTGAAGAGGTCCAGCGCCACCTGGCACATACTGAAGGACATCTGGGCGGAGTCAGGACACCGCGGCCTCTTCGCCG GGTTCCTCCCCCGGGTGATCAAGGTGGCCCCGGCCTGCGCCATCATGATCAGCAGCTACGAGTTTGGAAAGGCCTTCTTCCAGGAGATGAACCTCAGAGAGAAGCGGCGCCCCTGA
- the slc25a39 gene encoding probable mitochondrial glutathione transporter SLC25A39 isoform X2 encodes MMGERAGSGPVTGISPVQQMLASGTGALLTSLLVTPLDVVKIRLQAQQKPLSQGKCFLYCNGLMDHIYVCRNGSSCTSLYRTQTHFNGTLDAFVKITRREGARALWSGLPPTLVMAVPATVIYFTCYDQLRDGLHYSLGLHGSHIPLIAGGLARLGAVTVISPLELVRTKMQSRKLTYRELNVCIRSAVAQSGWLSLWKGWGPTVLRDVPFSALYWFNYELVKEWLHEQHFISQTDFSISFTAGAISGAVAAVLTLPFDVVKTRRQIQLGEMETLGVPLKRSSATWHILKDIWAESGHRGLFAGFLPRVIKVAPACAIMISSYEFGKAFFQEMNLREKRRP; translated from the exons ATGATGGGTGAGCGTGCTGGGAGCGGCCCTGTAACTGGGATCTCCCCAGTGCAGCAGATGCTGGCGTCTGGCACAGGggctctcctcacctctctgctCG TCACCCCTCTGGACGTGGTGAAGATCCGGCTGCAGGCTCAGCAGAAGCCCCTCTCCCAGG GGAAGTGCTTCCTGTATTGCAACGGCCTGATGGATCACATCTACGTGTGTCGAAATGGGAGCAGCTGCACCAGCCTGTACAGGACACAGACGCACTTCAACGGCACCCTG GACGCCTTCGTGAAGATCACCCGCCGGGAAGGAGCCCGGGCCTTATGGAGCGGCCTGCCACCGACACT GGTGATGGCGGTGCCCGCGACGGTCATCTACTTCACGTGTTACGACCAGCTGAGGGACGGCCTCCATTACAGCCTGGGTCTCCATGGCAGCCACATCCCGCTCATCGCCGGCGGCCTCGCTCGAC TGGGCGCCGTCACAGTGATCAGCCCTCTGGAGCTGGTGCGGACCAAGATGCAGTCCAGGAAGCTGACGTACCGCGAGCTCAACGTGTGCATCCGTTCGGCCGTGGCGCAGAGCGGCTGGCTGTCGCTTTGGAAGGGCTGGGGGCCCACCGTACTCAGGGACGTCCCCTTCTCAG caCTGTACTGGTTCAACTACGAGCTGGTGAAGGAATGGCTCCACGAGCAGCACTTCATCTCCCAGACGGACTTCTCCATCAGCTTCACAGCGGGAGCCATCTCTGGAGCG GTGGCGGCTGTCCTCACCCTGCCGTTTGACGTGGTGAAGACGCGCCGACAGATCCAACTGGGGGAGATGGAGACGCTGGGAG TTCCCCTGAAGAGGTCCAGCGCCACCTGGCACATACTGAAGGACATCTGGGCGGAGTCAGGACACCGCGGCCTCTTCGCCG GGTTCCTCCCCCGGGTGATCAAGGTGGCCCCGGCCTGCGCCATCATGATCAGCAGCTACGAGTTTGGAAAGGCCTTCTTCCAGGAGATGAACCTCAGAGAGAAGCGGCGCCCCTGA
- the rpl3 gene encoding 60S ribosomal protein L3, with translation MSHRKFSAPRHGSLGFLPRKRSRRHRGKVKSFPKDDPTKPVHLTAFLGYKAGMTHIVREVDRPGSKVNKKEVVEAVTIVECPPMIVVGVVGYIETPRGLRAIKTIFAEHISDECKRRFYKNWYKSKKKAFTKYCKRWQDDDGKKQLEKDFASMKKYCHVIRILAHTQMRLIPIRQKKAHLMEVQLNGGSISDKIDWAREKLEQSVAITTVFSQDEMIDVIGVTKGHGYKGVTSRWHTKKLPRKTHRGLRKVACIGAWHPARVAFSVARAGQKGYHHRTEINKKIYKIGQGYHTKDGKLVKNNAATEYDLSNKSITPLGGFVHYGEVTNDFLMLKGCTIGVKKRVLTLRKSLLVQTNRRASEKIDLKFIDTTSKFGHGRFQTIEEKKAFMGPLKKDRLAKEETA, from the exons ATG tCTCACCGTAAGTTCTCGGCTCCCCGCCACGGGTCTCTGGGCTTCCTGCCCCGCAAGAGGAGTAGGCGTCACCGTGGTAAGGTGAAGAGCTTCCCCAAGGATGACCCCACCAAGCCCGTCCACCTCACGGCCTTCCTGGGCTACAAGGCCGGCATGACCCACATTGTCCGTGAAGTCGACCGACCTGGCTCAA AGGTCAACAAGAAGGAGGTGGTTGAGGCTGTCACCATTGTGGAGTGCCCTCCCATGATCGTGGTCGGTGTTGTGGGCTACATCGAGACCCCCCGCGGTCTGCGTGCCATCAAGACCATCTTCGCCGAGCACATCAGTGACGAGTGCAAGCGTCGCTTCTACAAGAACTG GTACAAGTCCAAGAAGAAGGCCTTCACCAAGTACTGCAAGAGATGGCAGGACGACGACGGCAAGAAGCAGCTGGAGAAGGACTTTGCGTCCATGAAGAAGTACTGCCACGTCATCCGCATCCTGGCCCACACACAG ATGAGACTCATTCCCATCAGGCAGAAGAAGGCCCACCTCATGGAGGTGCAGCTGAACGGCGGCTCCATCTCGGACAAGATCGACTGGGCCCGCGAGAAGCTGGAGCAGTCGGTGGCCATCACCACCGTGTTCTCCCAGGACGAGATGATCGACGTCATCGGAGTCACCAAGGGACACGGATACAAGG gTGTCACCAGCCGTTGGCACACAAAGAAGCTCCCCCGTAAGACCCATCGTGGTCTGCGCAAGGTGGCCTGCATCGGGGCCTGGCATCCAGCCCGAGTGGCGTTCTCTGTGGCCCGTGCCGGTCAGAAGGGATACCACCACCGCACAGAGATCAACAAGAAG ATCTACAAGATCGGCCAGGGCTACCACACCAAGGACGGCAAGCTGGTGAAGAACAACGCTGCCACAGAGTACGATCTGTCCAACAAGAGCATCACCCCCCTG GGTGGCTTCGTGCACTACGGCGAGGTGACCAACGACTTCCTCATGCTGAAGGGCTGCACCATCGGCGTGAAGAAGAGGGTTCTGACCCTACGCAAG tcTCTGCTGGTCCAGACCAACCGTCGCGCCTCGGAGAAGATCGACCTCAAGTTCATCGACACAACATCCAAGTTCGGACACGGTCGCTTCCAGACCATCGAGGAGAAGAAAGCGTTTATG GGACCACTCAAGAAGGACCGTCTGGCCAAGGAGGAGACGGCCTAA